From the Thermosynechococcus sp. genome, the window GAAGGGGAAATCTGGTTGAGATAACGGAAAATCCAATACTTAAACACTGTATCCAGCATCACTGGAAAGGTGGCGATGAACATATTGATAAAGTCCTCATTGCGAGGAAAGCCAAAGTGCTCGAGGGTATTATTCACCAGCACCTCCCAGCCGTGGGGGGAGTGGAAGCCAACAAAGACATCCGTAAATAGAATAATCATAAAGGCCTTGGCACTGTCACTGAGACCATAGACCACCTCATCTAAAAAGGCCTTGACAATGGCCAGTTGCCGTTGACCCGTAAACACCAGCCCCAAAAAGACCGCAAAACCCAAGGCATCGGAGAGGATGTTTTTTAGGGGTTCAATCAGTTCCTTTTGGTATTCTGTGGAGAGCTCGATCGCCTTTTCGCGGATGCGGTTTTGGATCTCCTCAGGGGAAAGCGGCACATTACTCACAAGGCTTTCAAAGCGAATTTTGTTCTCAAAGCGGGCCAGTTCATCAAGGATGTTGTCCTCTAGTTGGGAGTTAATGATCCGCTCAATTTGCCCCACCGCCTTAAAGTGGTTAACAAGGGGGCTGACGATGAGCGCCTTGGAAATCTGCTGAGTCAACAGGGGCAAAATCACTAGCAACAGCATAAAACGAACCGCCAGGCGGGTACGCAGCTTTGAGGTGCGAAAATCACGAACGACCTCAGCTTCAGTGGCTTCATCGGAATTGAGTTCACGGCGAAAGCGATCGGCGGTGCGCAAAATCGAGCGGGGAATAAAGCTGCTGCTATCCAGCTTGGAATCACTGGTGAGATCATCACTGATATATTCCGAGAGATAAAGAGAATCCTCCTCAATTTTGTCGAGGGCGGCGGCCTGCTGGCGTTGTTGGGGGTCTTGGCGACTGAGGCTGGGACGGGCTAGGGCATTGAGCTCCTTTTCCCGCTGCCGTTTATAGCGATTGAGGGTGGCGTCAATAACCCGCAGCTTTTCATAAATGCTGGGTTCCGCCGTCGTGCCACTGATGGTAGCCGTCACCGTATAGGTTTCCGTTGCACCATTGACGCTATCGTTGACAGGTGAGGGGGGGCTTTGGGGGGGAGCAAGGGGCAAAATTTGACGGCTCGCCCGAAACTCTGTCATCCGCATACGAATGGTTTTCAGCAGTTGTTTGAGCTCTGTCTCGAAATAGCTAGAGACTTCTCCGACGGGCAGATTGAGGGGACTAATGGGTTGACCGTCAAAGTGTTCCAGTTCAATGGCGCGAATTTTCAGAGCGGCTTCATAGGCTTCCTGTAGGGCGCGGTTAGGAGTTGTGAGGTACCACTGTTGTGCCTGCTTGATCCAGTTTCTAAAGCGACTAAAGGGATTGCTGGACATTCCTGTTCTTCTCAATGGCCACCGCGAAAGCAGTAAATCGATAGGATAGATAAAATCGTAGCAAATTAACTTTGCAGGCTTTGTTGACAGTGTTGCAGTGGATCAGTGGCGGTAGTCGCAGCGGCAAAACCTATGCCCTGGTGAGGGAATTTGCCCAGTGGGTTCAACAGGACAGCTCAGTGATTCCCCGCGAGCGATCGCTCCTCTTTTTGACAGATACAATGGAAGGCCGCCAAGCCATCCAAAGGGAAATTCAGTCGCAGTTGGGCAGTGGCTATAGGCCCTATATCGCCACGCCAATGGGCTTCATGCAGCAGGAGGTGGAACTTTTTTGGCCGCTGCTGGTCGAGGCCAATGCCGTTGCTCCGCCGCTCCCGTTACATCTCAAACCAGAAACAGAGCTGATGTGGGCACAGCGGCTGTGGCAGCCTTGGCTGGCGAAGGACACCTTTGCTGTCCTGAGCGACAATCGTGAACAGCGCCGCTGCGCCGATCGCGCCACTCGCCACCTTCTTGATATTTTTCAACTGTGTGCCTTTGCCCGCCTCAGCCTGGATGATCTGCCCCAACTCATTTGGGATCATCAGCTTGAGATTCCTGCGGAAACCGGGGGGGCGATCGTCACCGCCCTAAAAGAGTGGCAAAGGTGGTGTACTGCCCACAGCCTGCTCACCTATGGCATTACCACCGATTTATTTGGCCGCGTTCTCCTTGACCACCCCGACTACCAAGCCTCCTTGGGGCAGCGGTTTCAGTGTCTCCTTGCCGACAACACCCATAACTATCCCGCGGTGATGGCAGATTTGATCACCCTCTTAAACCAACAGGGGATCAAGATTGTCCTTAGCCACCAACCCATTAGCGCTGTCCGTCTTGGTCTTGGCGCCGATCCTGATGCCTTGCTGCCGCTGCAAAACCAAGCCACGGTGACGGAGTTAAGCCACCGTCCAGAAACGATTTTCGGTAAAACTGATTTACGAGTCGCCATTCAAGAACGCCTGAGCACTCCCCAATTCACGCTGCCGGAAAACATTACTGCGATTCAAACCATCTCGCGGATGCAATTGTTACAGGAAGTTGTGGAGACGATTGCCACTGCCGTGCAGCAGGGGGCAGTGCAGCCAACAGAGATTGCCATTCTTGCCCCCGGCTTAGATAGTATTGCCCGCTATGTTCTCAGTAGTGAACTGGAAAAACGGCGGGTGCCCCTTGTCATCCTGAATGAGCAACGCCCCTTGATTCAATCCCCCCACGTGCGTGCCCTGTTGACGCTGTTGTTGTTCGTTTATCCACGAACAGGAATAATCCCAGAGGCAACGGCGGTGGCGGAGATGCTAACGGTTTTGCTGCCGCGAGAGATTGACGCCGTGCGGGCAGGCCTGCTCTCTTGCTATTGTTTGCAGCCGGGGCTGGAGCAAGCTGAACTGCTGCCGTACACCCACTATAGCCGCTGGGATCGCTTTGGCTATCGTGCCACGGAAGCCTATGAGCAGTTGCGGCATTGGCTGAGTACCCTAGATTCTAGCCAGCTGCCGGTGTATCTCCTAGAGGCGGCAATTCAACGCTATCTCTCGCCGCAAAACCTAACAGCCAGTGAATTGGCCCCCCTGCGATCGCTCCTTGAGGGTACAGCTGCCTACTGGCAAATTTATGATCATCTCCCAGAGCAGCGAGCTACACCAACAGCTGAGCGGCTGCGGGAATGGATTTACCTGCTGCGGCGGGGAACTCTGACCGCAGATCCTGTCCCTCCCCTGCGGCAGCCCCAAGGGGTCTTACTGGCAACGACGTTTCAATATCGCAGCGCTCAACTTGCCCATCGCTGGCATTTTTGGTTAGACGCTGGTAGTCCACGTTGGCAGGATGGCGGCTTGCAATGTCTCTGGCAGGCACCAATGTTTCTGCGGCAGGGGGCGGCGAGTCCCAGTGCGCGGGTGTGGCAATTGGAGTCAGAACGTTTGGAGCATTTACTGGTGGATTTGTGTGCGCGGGTGAGCGATCGCCTTTTCCTTTGCCACAGTGACTTGACAGCCAATGGCAGGGAGCAGGAGGGCCCCCTGAGTCCCTGGGTGGATCTGGCGGTGGGCGATCGCCCGTAAGCTGTTACTAATGGCACTATGATAAATAACGCAATTTGCTCGACTGCCTAGGGAGAAACACTGCTTGTCACCGCACTTTTCACTGACTACCCCCCTGTACTACGTCAATGCCCTTCCCCACATTGGCAGTGCCTACACAACTATTGCTGCCGATGTTCTCGCTCGCTTTTATCGTTTGCAGGGCTATCGGGTGCGGTTCATTACCGGTACCGATGAGCATGGCCAGAAAATTGAGCGCACAGCACACCAGCGGGGTCTGAGTCCCCAAGCCCACTGCGATGAGATTGCCGCTGGCTTTCAAGCCCTCTGGCAACAACTGAATATCCACTACGATCGCTTTAGCCGCACCACCAGTCCTCGCCACCATGCCATTGTCAAAGAGTTTTTTCAGCGGGTTTGGGACAACGGCGACATTTATCTCGGTCAGCAGCAGGGTTGGTACTGTGTCGAGTGTGAAGAATTCAAGGAAGAACGCGAATTGCTTGAGGGTCGGCGCTGCCCGATCCATGTGAATCGGACGGTGGAATGGCGAGATGAGCGCAACTATTTTTTCCGCCTCTCGAAATATCAGCAGGCGCTGCTGGACTATTATGCCGACCATCCCGACTTTGTGCAGCCCCCCAGCCGTCGCAATGAGGTGCTGAGTTTTATTGAGCGGGGGCTGCAGGACTTTTCCATTTCGCGGGTGAACCTGGCTTGGGGGTTTCCCGTGCCTACGGATCCAGAGCAGACCCTCTACGTCTGGTTTGATGCCCTCTTGGGCTATGTCACCGCCCTCTTGGAACCAGAAGATGAGCCGACCTTGGCCAATGCCCTCAAAACCTGGTGGCCAATTAACCTGCACATTATTGGTAAGGATATTCTCCGCTTCCATGCCATCTCTTGGCCAGCAATGTTGATGTCGGCGGGCTTGCCACTACCAGAGCAAATTTTTGTCCATGGCTTCCTGACCAAAGATGGTCAAAAAATGGGCAAAAGTCTGGGGAATACCCTGGATCCCTTTGCCTTGGTGGCGCAATACGGGGCCGATGCCGTGCGCTACTACTTCATGAAAGAAGTGGAGTTTGGCCGTGATGGTGACTTTAGTGAAACCCGCTTTGTGAATATCCTCAATGCGGATCTGGCCAATGATCTGGGGAATTTGCTCAATCGCACGCTAAAAATGGCTTGGAAATATACCGATGGGAAGGTGCCCAATGTCCAAGGAGCAGCAATTCCGCGGGAGCATCCCCTGCGGCAACTGGCAGAGGACCTCAGCCAAACCTATGGCCAAGGGTATCGGCAATTAGCCTTCCATGAGGTTTGCCAACAGGCCCTGATCCTCGCACGAGCGGGGAATAAGTTCCTTGATGAAGAGGCACCGTGGAAACGCTATCGGGCAGGAGAAACGGCAGCGGTGGCGGAGATTCTGTACTGTGTATTGGAGTCAGTGCGCCTTGTGGCCTATGTGCTTGCCCCGATTATCCCCCAACTGAGTGAGGCCATCTACGGGCAGTTGGGCTATAGTATTAAATTTAATGGATCAGTTGCCCCAGACCTTTTGGGCGATCGCCAAGCCCAGTGGGGTGTTTTACCTGCATCACAACCTCTGGCCAATCCAGAGCCAATTTTCCAAAAACTGTTGCTGCCGGCAACTGTCGCCGATTCCCCCTGATGCGCGATACCCTAGAGGTATGACTTCATATTTCGATAACACACTTTTTTTGAGATGATTTCTGCATGGTTACATCTTCGTCTTCAGTTATTTACACGCCAGAACAGGTGTTACAAAACCGTGGGCGCGTTGCCATCTTTATTGATGGCTCCAACCTATTCTATGCAGCGCTGCAACTGGGCATCGAAATTGATTATTCAAAACTCCTCTGCCACTTGACCCAAGGCTCCCGTCTCTTTCGCTCCTTCTTCTACACGGGGGTTGACCCCACCAATGAAAAGCAGCAGGGGTTTCTGCTGTGGATGCGCCGCAATGGCTATCGTGTCGTCTCCAAGGAACTCGTCCAACTGCCGGACGGCTCTAAAAAGGCAAACCTTGACGTCGAAATTGCCGTGGATATGATGGCACTGGTGGGTTGCTATGACACTGCCATCTTGGTCAGCGGTGATGGCGATTTGGCCTATGCCGTGGATGCGGTGAGTTACCGAGGGGCAAGGGTCGAGGTGGTGAGCCTGCGATCGATGACCAGCGATAGCCTAATTAACGTTGCCGATCGCTACATTGATCTTGAAAGCATTCGCGAAGAAATCCAAAAGGCGCCCCGGCAAAGTTACACCTACCGTCCTATAACTGGTAACCTGACGCACCCCCCCATTGTTAACCCCCATTGGGAGCAAGATACCGCCGCAGGGAAAGATAAAGCTGCTGGCAATGAGTCATCCGAGACCCTAGAGAACTTAGACAACAATGCTTCTGCCTAGACCGCTGCTGCTGTGCCTTGTCCTCGCCTTGACAGGCTGTGGCTGGGTGGATCAATGGGTGGGCGAGGAGCCATCCCCAGAACCAGAAATCACGGGTGATGTCAAGCTGCAAAATCTGACCCTGCGGCAAACCAACGCCAAAGGTGAACTCCTCTGGGTATTGCAGGCGGCGCGCGCGCGCTACCGCGATGACGATCGCCAGCAATTGGAGATTCAAAATCTAACGGGGGAATTAAAGGCAGAGGGTAAAACCACTTACAAGGTGCAGGCCAAGGCAGTCAATGTGCGGCAGCGGGATGGTCAACTTTGGGTTGAAGGTCGCACCACACTCACCGATCTCCAACAAAAGGGGACGATTATTGCCGATCAATTGGTTTGGCAGGGCGATCGCGGGGTACTCATTGCCCAGAAAAATCTGCAGGCCCGCTATCCTCAAGTGACAGTGACGGCTAAGCACCTCGAAGCCGATAGCCAACGCCAACAACTGCGTGCCCTCAATGCCGTTCAGGTGACCTCGGTCGCCAAGGACGCCAAGGATGTACGGCTCAATACGGAGAGTCTAGTGTGGCAGCAGGAGCCCAATCAGCTGTTGGCAGGGGTCATCGGTCAAGGGGGGGTCACAGTCGTCGGTGTGGCGGGCGATCGCCAAGGGCAGCGGCTGCAAGCCCAGAGGGCAATCTGGTCAATTAGCGATCAACGGGTTACCCTTGAGGGGGATGTCCGAGTGCAGCTTCCCAACCCTGCTCTCCGCGTTGAAGGAGAAACGGTGCGCTGGTTAATTCCCCAACAGCAATTGGTGAGCGATCGCCCCCTGCGGGTCAGCTATCCCAGCCAAGGCATTGAAGGGCAGGCCAATCGCGGTGTCTTCCTGATTGCTGAAAACCGCGCCATCTTTGAGAACGTCCAAATTAGTAGCCAACCTCAACAGGTGCAACTGCGTGCCCAGCGCCTCAATTGGTGGATTTCCCAAGGGCGGCTAGAAGCTAGCGCTCAGGTGGAAATCCAGCGCCCCAGGGCCCAACTACGCACAGCTCAACTAATTTGGCGGATTCCCCAGCAGGAAGTTGAAGCCCAAGGGGGAATCTTTTACCGCCAGAGCAATCCCCGCATTCAAGTTCAGGGCCAGCGGGCCAAAGGGTGGCTCGATCGCCAAGAGGTGATTGTCAGCGGCAATGTTCAGAGCCAAGTGCCGTTGCTAGTGCGCCTTCCCTAGACTGAATCATAGAAACAATCAGTCCCGATGAGTACCGCACCACTACAAATTCTTGACTTGGGGGGTGAAATTCTCCTTTTCCAGCGTTTGATTCCGGTTCACCAGTGTCAGCAGGTGATTGCTACAGCTGAAAAGGTGGGGTTTGAGGATGCGCAAATTCTCATGGGGACAGTCGATCGCTCCGTGCGCGGCGGCAGTTTGCTCCGCTTTGATCCCCAAGACCCGCAACAGGCGATGATGCGGCAGATTCTTCTCCAGGCCACGCAAACAATTCAAATCGTCCTCTACCAGCACTATGGGATTCGCTTCCCTGAAATTGAAAATTTCTCAATCCTGCGCTATCGGGTGGGCGAGGGCTATCGCCGCCATGTAGACAACCTATTGCTGGCCAGTCGGCAAATGGAACTGGCGCAAGGTATCCCGACGCGGGATGTCAGTCTAGTGGGCTATCTCAATGAGGACTTTCAGGGGGGAGAAACCTATTTCGATCGCCAAGGGGTAAAGGTTACCCCACGGACGGGAGATATTGTCGTCTTTCCCGCCTACTACACCCATCCCCATGCCGCCTTGCCCGTGGTCCAGGGCACTAAATATGCCTTTGCCACTTGGTTATTCTATTGATGAATGATGATTGAATGATGATGAACCCCTGAGGCAATGCCAATGACTGAACCCCTGCGCTTCCAAACCTCGCCCCTGGTTTCTGGAACACTCCTTGCCCTCTACGGCGCACTCACACTGCCCCTCCCCTTTTTGGCGGTACAGACGGCGGCTCCCATTTCGCCCCTGCTCCTTTGGGGGGCGATCGCCCTCGGGGGTGTGTTCCTCTGGGGGGCGCTGAGTCAACGGGTAGAATTGGATGCTGTGGGCATCCGCCTCACCTATCCCCATTGGGTTCCCCCCTTCCTGCGGCAGCAGTGGCAACTGATTTGGTCGGATATTCAGGGGCTTCAGCCCCGTAGTACCAGCCAAGGGGGCGTGGTCTATTATCTGGTGACTACCACAGGTCAAGGGTATCTTCTGCCGATGCGAGTGGCAGGTTTTGCCCAAATGATGCGTGCCATTGAAGCCCAGACGGGATTGGCCACAGACGTGATTAAGCCCCTCGCTCAACCTTGGATGTACGGTATTTTGGCTCTCTTTACACTGCTATTGGGAGCTGTTGATCTGTGGATTTTGACCACTGTGGGATAATGGGGACGTAATTTGGGTGCTGAGCGATGACCATGGGTGCAAATCGGTTTTGGGGATATCTGCGTCGCGGAGTGGTGTGCCTGCTCCTGAGTGTCCTGTGTTGGTCAAGTATCGCCCCGCTGCCGGCGATCGCTGCTATTCCAGTGCGGCTCTTTGACCTAAATTACCGCGAATGTCCGCCAGAAATAGGGGAAGGTTCAGTCACGCCGGGGGGGACGACACTGAAAGCCAATTGCTACCTGATTACTGGCAAAGCAGAGAATAAATCCGGCAAAACGGTGGTAGATGCCGATGTCTTTGGCCGCATCTACGACGCCAATGGTAATCCAGTGTTGCAAAACCGCACCCGGGTCGGTGCAATTGATGTGATTCCACCCGGCATCAGCGAGTTTGAAATTCGCATTAGCGTGCCCTACAACCAACCAGCGCCTTTGCAGTTAGAGCAATTTAAGGCCTCTGGCTTTACAGCAAAAGTGCGCGGTTAAGCCACCACACCTCTGCGCGGACTTGCCCTCAGGGACAAAAACTGTATAGCTAATGTATAGCTAAATTGTGATACCTTAAAACGCTTGATGCTCCCTTTTTGGGGGAACACTATACTGTGTCATGTCTAAACGTTGAGCAACTACCAGCCAAGTCTCTGTGCTGCTGTTGAGTGCACATGAGTGTGCTGTCATTGTTGATAGACGGGTTCATCCTGTAGAGGTTTGGGTTTAGGTGCGCATTCCCCTCGACTATTACCAAGTATTGGGTGTGCCTATTCAGGCAACACCGGAACAAATTGAGCAGGCCTTTCAGGATCGCCTGTTGCAACTGCCTACCTATCAGCACTCCCCCACCACCGTTGCCACCCGTCGTGAACTGATTGAGCAGGCCTATGCAGTTTTGCGAGAACCGGAGCAGCGCCATGCCTACGATCGCCACTGCCGTGCGGTTGATCCCGATGATTTGATTGCCCAGTTGAATCCCGATGCCACCGCTCCCCACATTGAAATTAGTGATGAGCAATTCTCGGGGGCACTCCTACTGCTCTATGAACTGGGAAATTATGCCCAAGTTGTCAAGCTGGGAAAAGCATTTCTCAAAAAGGATGTTCTTGATCTCAATCGCCCCTACGCTTCCTCTGCCGTTGTTGCCGACATTACCCTCACTGTGGCTTTGGCCTATCTGGAATTGGGACGCGAGGAATGGCAGCGGCAGTCCTACCAAGCAGCCGCCTCTCAGCTAGAAGCCGGTCTAGAGGTACTTCAGCGGGCAAACTTGTTTCCCGAACTCCAGGAGCAGTTTCAGACGGAACTGCATCGGCTGCGTCCCTACCTCATTCTGGAGTTACTGGCACTGCCTTTGTCCGATAGTGTGAATCGGCAGCGGGGTATTTTATTGCTGCGGCAAATGCTGAGTGAGCGCGGGGGCATTGAGGGCCGCTGTGACGATCGCTCGGGACTTGCAGTTGAGGATTTTCTGAAATTTATTTTGCAACTGCGCAGCCATCTTACCGTGGCAGAGCAACAGGAACTCTTTGAACGGGAATCGCGGCGTCCCTCAGCGGTGGCCACCTACCTTGCGGTACATGCCTTGGTAGCACGGGGAGTGCATGAACTTCAGCCGAGCGCTATTCGTCGGGCCAAGGATTTATTGGAGCAGCTGCTCCCCAATCAAGACGTCTATCTTGAACTCGCCAGTTGCTTGCTGCTTTTGGGACAGCCCACTGAGGCATTGGCAGCTCTTGACAACAGCCAAGATCAACCGACTCTGGACTTTATCCGCCGCCATGCCGGTGAGGCTGGCGATCTACTGCCGGGGCTTTATTACTACACCACACAATGGCTCAGAGAAGAAATTTATCCTGCATTTCGGGACTTAGGGGAAACCCCCGTGGCCTTGGATGCCTACTTTGCTGATCCCAATGTCCAAACCTACCTAGAGGCTCTCAGTGACGACTCCATTACCTCTGAACCGCCGGCGACCACTGCCTCTGCGCTCCCTGAAGTGATTAGGCCAACGGTGGCCGCGCCCCCGCCGGTCTCCTGCACCGCGGAAACGTTACCTTTGCAGGATCAGACTGGGCTGGGCCAGGGCTTTTCGGCATCGGCTTCTACCACTTCTTCAACTGCAACGGGGACAGCCACGCCCCAACCATCCACTCGCAAGCGGCGCAGCCGTCGAAACAGTTGCTCCCAAAAACGTCAAACTTGGTTTTGGATGGGTGCAGGAGTTGTGCTTGTGGGTTTAGGAGCTTTGGCAAAGGTCTATTGGCCAGCCAAAACGGTTGAAGCCCCGATCCCGCCAGGAACACCGACCCCTGTGGCAACGCCGACCCCGCCGCCACAACCGACGACCTTAGCCATCCCTTTAACGCCAGAGATGGCGCGCGATCGCCTCCACAGTTGGCAGCGAATTAAAGCCCAAGCCCTTGGGCCAGCATTTGAGATGGACAAACTAGCAACGATTTTGGCGGAGCCAGAACTGAGCCGCTGGCGATCGCGGGCGCAGAGCTTAAAGTCCGAGGGCAGCCATTGGGTTTATACCCTAAAGAAGTTGGAGGTGAAGGAAGTCCGTCCCCAAAGGCGCGATCGCGTGGATGTGTTGGCGGAAGTCAATGAGGAGGCCCGCTTTTATGAACGGGGAACCCTGCGCAATGATATTTCCTATGACGATCCCTACCGCGTTCTCTACACCTTGATCCG encodes:
- a CDS encoding 2OG-Fe(II) oxygenase → MSTAPLQILDLGGEILLFQRLIPVHQCQQVIATAEKVGFEDAQILMGTVDRSVRGGSLLRFDPQDPQQAMMRQILLQATQTIQIVLYQHYGIRFPEIENFSILRYRVGEGYRRHVDNLLLASRQMELAQGIPTRDVSLVGYLNEDFQGGETYFDRQGVKVTPRTGDIVVFPAYYTHPHAALPVVQGTKYAFATWLFY
- the metG gene encoding methionine--tRNA ligase — encoded protein: MSPHFSLTTPLYYVNALPHIGSAYTTIAADVLARFYRLQGYRVRFITGTDEHGQKIERTAHQRGLSPQAHCDEIAAGFQALWQQLNIHYDRFSRTTSPRHHAIVKEFFQRVWDNGDIYLGQQQGWYCVECEEFKEERELLEGRRCPIHVNRTVEWRDERNYFFRLSKYQQALLDYYADHPDFVQPPSRRNEVLSFIERGLQDFSISRVNLAWGFPVPTDPEQTLYVWFDALLGYVTALLEPEDEPTLANALKTWWPINLHIIGKDILRFHAISWPAMLMSAGLPLPEQIFVHGFLTKDGQKMGKSLGNTLDPFALVAQYGADAVRYYFMKEVEFGRDGDFSETRFVNILNADLANDLGNLLNRTLKMAWKYTDGKVPNVQGAAIPREHPLRQLAEDLSQTYGQGYRQLAFHEVCQQALILARAGNKFLDEEAPWKRYRAGETAAVAEILYCVLESVRLVAYVLAPIIPQLSEAIYGQLGYSIKFNGSVAPDLLGDRQAQWGVLPASQPLANPEPIFQKLLLPATVADSP
- the lptC gene encoding LPS export ABC transporter periplasmic protein LptC, translating into MLLPRPLLLCLVLALTGCGWVDQWVGEEPSPEPEITGDVKLQNLTLRQTNAKGELLWVLQAARARYRDDDRQQLEIQNLTGELKAEGKTTYKVQAKAVNVRQRDGQLWVEGRTTLTDLQQKGTIIADQLVWQGDRGVLIAQKNLQARYPQVTVTAKHLEADSQRQQLRALNAVQVTSVAKDAKDVRLNTESLVWQQEPNQLLAGVIGQGGVTVVGVAGDRQGQRLQAQRAIWSISDQRVTLEGDVRVQLPNPALRVEGETVRWLIPQQQLVSDRPLRVSYPSQGIEGQANRGVFLIAENRAIFENVQISSQPQQVQLRAQRLNWWISQGRLEASAQVEIQRPRAQLRTAQLIWRIPQQEVEAQGGIFYRQSNPRIQVQGQRAKGWLDRQEVIVSGNVQSQVPLLVRLP
- the pxcA gene encoding proton extrusion protein PcxA — protein: MSSNPFSRFRNWIKQAQQWYLTTPNRALQEAYEAALKIRAIELEHFDGQPISPLNLPVGEVSSYFETELKQLLKTIRMRMTEFRASRQILPLAPPQSPPSPVNDSVNGATETYTVTATISGTTAEPSIYEKLRVIDATLNRYKRQREKELNALARPSLSRQDPQQRQQAAALDKIEEDSLYLSEYISDDLTSDSKLDSSSFIPRSILRTADRFRRELNSDEATEAEVVRDFRTSKLRTRLAVRFMLLLVILPLLTQQISKALIVSPLVNHFKAVGQIERIINSQLEDNILDELARFENKIRFESLVSNVPLSPEEIQNRIREKAIELSTEYQKELIEPLKNILSDALGFAVFLGLVFTGQRQLAIVKAFLDEVVYGLSDSAKAFMIILFTDVFVGFHSPHGWEVLVNNTLEHFGFPRNEDFINMFIATFPVMLDTVFKYWIFRYLNQISPSAVATYKNMNE
- a CDS encoding NYN domain-containing protein, with translation MVTSSSSVIYTPEQVLQNRGRVAIFIDGSNLFYAALQLGIEIDYSKLLCHLTQGSRLFRSFFYTGVDPTNEKQQGFLLWMRRNGYRVVSKELVQLPDGSKKANLDVEIAVDMMALVGCYDTAILVSGDGDLAYAVDAVSYRGARVEVVSLRSMTSDSLINVADRYIDLESIREEIQKAPRQSYTYRPITGNLTHPPIVNPHWEQDTAAGKDKAAGNESSETLENLDNNASA
- a CDS encoding IMS domain-containing protein, with amino-acid sequence MRIPLDYYQVLGVPIQATPEQIEQAFQDRLLQLPTYQHSPTTVATRRELIEQAYAVLREPEQRHAYDRHCRAVDPDDLIAQLNPDATAPHIEISDEQFSGALLLLYELGNYAQVVKLGKAFLKKDVLDLNRPYASSAVVADITLTVALAYLELGREEWQRQSYQAAASQLEAGLEVLQRANLFPELQEQFQTELHRLRPYLILELLALPLSDSVNRQRGILLLRQMLSERGGIEGRCDDRSGLAVEDFLKFILQLRSHLTVAEQQELFERESRRPSAVATYLAVHALVARGVHELQPSAIRRAKDLLEQLLPNQDVYLELASCLLLLGQPTEALAALDNSQDQPTLDFIRRHAGEAGDLLPGLYYYTTQWLREEIYPAFRDLGETPVALDAYFADPNVQTYLEALSDDSITSEPPATTASALPEVIRPTVAAPPPVSCTAETLPLQDQTGLGQGFSASASTTSSTATGTATPQPSTRKRRSRRNSCSQKRQTWFWMGAGVVLVGLGALAKVYWPAKTVEAPIPPGTPTPVATPTPPPQPTTLAIPLTPEMARDRLHSWQRIKAQALGPAFEMDKLATILAEPELSRWRSRAQSLKSEGSHWVYTLKKLEVKEVRPQRRDRVDVLAEVNEEARFYERGTLRNDISYDDPYRVLYTLIRRGDRWLIQGMQVLS